GTTCAGCTGGTAGGTGCCGAGGCCGAGCTGCGGGAGGGAGTTGCCGTCGTTCAGCGAACGCAGGGGGGCGGTCATGACTCCATCCTCCCCGAGTCGTCGCGAAACGTCGCCTCCCGCGCGGTGATGGCGACAGTTCGTGACGACTCGCCGGCTGAAGGTCGCCTCAGCGCGAGCCCTCCGGGTCCGGCGCGTCCTCGCCGTCGATGTCGATGTCCACGTCGTCGTCGTAGTCGTAGTCGAGTTCCTCGAAGTCGTCGTCGACCGAGTCCTCCTCGTCGTCGTCGCCCCAGTCGTCGTCCTCGTCGGCCTCGTCGTACTCGTCCTCCTCGTCGAGGTCGTCCGAGTCGTCGTCGAGGTCGTCCGAGTCGTCGTCCGCCGCATCCGCCTCGTCGTCGTCGAACTCGAGGTCGTCCGCGTCCTCCTCCTCGACCCACCACTCGGTGAAGGCGGTCGCGCGCCCGTCGGGCGCCAGGTCGATCACCCACAGGTTGCGGTAGGCGGTCGAGCCCAGGTACACCGTGCGGCCCTGGATGATCGCGCGCGTGTCGCCCACCAGCAGCGGCTCCCAGGCGAACGTCGTCTCGTCGGGGCCGTCGGCGTTCTCCAGCCACCACGACACGATCTCGTCGTGCCCGCGGTACGGCTCCGTGCCCGGCGTGCTGGTGTACTCCGCGTGCTCGGTGAAGAGCGCGCGGATGTCGCCCGCGTCGTTCGACAGCCACGCGCGACGGTACCGCTCGACCCACCGGGTGACCGCGTCTTGCCTCATGTGACCGTCTTACCGCACCGGCCCGCGACCCGCCAGAGGCCGGCGCCTGCGGCATGGTCGAGCGGATGCCCCCGGGCCGCGCCCGCCCTACAGCCGGTCGAGCGCCTCGACGACGTCGGCCACGAGGTCCGAGGTCTCCTCGACGCCGACCGACAGCCGCACGATCGACTCGGGCACCTCGGCGGGCGTGCCCTTGACCGACGCGTGGGTCATCTCCGACGGGTAGTTGACGAGCGATTCGACGCCGCCGAGCGACTCGGCGAGCTGGAACAGCGACGTGGTCTCGGCGAACTTCCGGGCCGCCTCGGCGCCGCCCGCGAAGTCGAGCGTGAGCATGCCGCCGAAGCCCGACATCTGCGACGCGGCGAGCGCGTGGCCCGGGTGCGACGCCAGGCCCGGGTAGAGCACGCGGGTGAGCGCAGGGTGATCGAACACGGTCTCGGCGATCTGCTGGGCGGACCCCGAGTGCTGCCGCATCCGCAGGGCCAGGGTCTTGATGCCGCGGCTGGTGAGGAACGCGTCGAACGGGGCCGACACGGCGCCGGCGGCGAACTGGATGAATCGCACCTGCTCCTCGAGCTCGTCGTCGCTCGTGACGAGCGCGCCGCCGACGACGTCGGAGTGCCCGCCGAGGTACTTGGTCGTC
This portion of the Agromyces rhizosphaerae genome encodes:
- a CDS encoding nuclear transport factor 2 family protein, producing the protein MRQDAVTRWVERYRRAWLSNDAGDIRALFTEHAEYTSTPGTEPYRGHDEIVSWWLENADGPDETTFAWEPLLVGDTRAIIQGRTVYLGSTAYRNLWVIDLAPDGRATAFTEWWVEEEDADDLEFDDDEADAADDDSDDLDDDSDDLDEEDEYDEADEDDDWGDDDEEDSVDDDFEELDYDYDDDVDIDIDGEDAPDPEGSR